One Streptomyces umbrinus genomic window, CCTCGGTGCCGGAGGCGATCTCGGCCAGCCGTTCGCCGGACGCGATGTTCCACACCCGCGCGCCGTCGGCTCCGGCGGTCACCAGCCGGAGGCCTCCCGGCGCACAGCTCATCCGGTACGGGCAGGTGCCGAGGTCCATCCGGACCTGGGTGCTCGCCGTCCTGGTGTTCCAGACGTAGGCGGTGCCGGAAGCGGTGGCGAACACCACGCGGTGGCCGCTCGGGCTGAACACCATCGCCCGCACCTCGTCGTCGAACTTCAGCTGCTGCAGCTCGGCTTCCCGCGCCACGCTCCAGATGCGTACGACCGGTCCGACGGCCGTGGCCAGGTGGTTGCCGTCAGGTGTCAGGGCGACGCCGGTCACCGGTGCGCCCGCCCGTTTCGCGGTGGCGAAGGCGCTCTGCCAGGCGACGGGGTGCCTCACATGTGCCAGGAGGTTTCCGCCCAGGTCCGCCACGACGGCTCTGCGGCCCTCGTACCCCACCGCGACCCGGCTGCCGTCCCGGCTGAACGCGAACGCCGTCGGACGCGGCCACTCGGAGAGCACCACGTCCTGCGGGCCCGACCCCGAACCGCCGGGCGCGGCTTGCGGTTTCTGTTGCGGTTGGCGCTGAGGCTGGGGCTTCCGTTGCGGTTGCGGTTGCGGTTGCGGTGACCGAACCGGCTCGTCCGGCTTCGTGGCCGGTTCGCCACGGGCCGCGCCGACCCGGCGCGAGTCCTCCGCACGGCTCGCTCCCGGCCGGGCCGGGGCACCCCTGACCTGGCCGGGTTCCGGCTCGAATCCACGTACCCAGCGCGCGGGTTCGTCTCCGACACCCGGGAGCAGATTCCTGTCCGGAGGCTCCACGGGGACGGACCCCGGCATCACGACCGTGGCCTGGGCGTCCGCGTCCGGGGCCTGGGCCTGGGCCCCAGCCTCGTCCCGCTCGCCGTGCCTCGTACCCGGCTTCTCCTCGCCGGTCTCCCGGTCACTCGCGACCGCGCCCAGTTCCCGGGCCGCCCTGGTCACCAGCCCGTCCGGGTCCGCGTCCTGCGGTGACAGCCGGGCCAGCCGTTCGCCGACCGCCAGTACGGCCTCCCACTGGCCGGCACGGTGGAGGTCGGCGATCTCGGCGCGCAGGGCCGTCCGGGCCAGCTGCTGCCGGGCTTCCTCCAGCCGCCTGCGCGCGTCGCGGTAGTCGGGCTCCGCCGCCACGACCGCCTCAAGGTGTTCGACGGCCGCGGCCCAGTGGCCGAACTCCGCGGCCCCCGTGCCCGCGGCGAACAGCGCCTCGAGGCGCCGGCTGCGCAGCACCTCGGCCAGCCTGGCCCGGCTGTCCTTGTACGTCCCGTCCTGGGCGACCACCGCGCGGAACGCGGCGACCGCGTCGTCCCAGCGCCTGGTGTAGAGCGCGGCGAGCCCCTGGACGTACAGATCGTGCAGTTCCCGGCTGTCGGCCTGGGCCTGCTCCCGGGCCTCCGCCTTGGGGCTGTCGCGCAGGTCGAAGAGCAGACCGTCGAGGGAACGCATGTAGAGGACGGGGGTGCCCCACTCCAGCGTCCCGGGCAGCGTCAGCCGGATCGCCTGCCGTGCCTCCGTCACCGCCGCGTCGACGGGGAGGCGGTGCGCGAGGCCCTCGTAGAAGGTGCGGCTGAACTCGACCGCGGCCCGGTCGGAGATCGGGAACTGCATGGCGAGCGCGGCCGGCACACCGCGCCGCATCAGCGCGCCCGCGACACTGGAGAACGGGTCCAGGGCACTGGAGCGCCCGGTCTCACAGGCGTTGAGCACCACCAGCCGCAGCGAGGGCATGCTCTCCAGGACCATGGTGAGGTTCTCCGCGCCCAGGTGGTACGTGCCGCCCTCCTCGTCGGCGAGGGCCAGCGTGCCCTCCTGGGCGGTGGCGTCGAAACCGCCGTGGCCGATGAAGTGGAAGACGTGCCACTGACCTTCGCCGGTGCGCCGCAACGCGGTACGCAGATCGCGCCAGGTCTCCCCGGCCGTCCAGCCGAGTTCGATCAGCCCCTCCTGCTCCAGCCCCGCCAGCGCGCTGTGCAGCCGCTGCCGTTCCGTGCTCAGCGCGAGCGGCTCCAGGTCGTCGGGGCGGGCCGCCATGCACAGCACCCGCAGGGGCGGGGCCACCCGTAACGGGCGCTGGGGCGCGGCAACCTGGGGGTGTCTGACCAGCGGGGTGGTGGGGCAGACGTAACTTCCCTGACCGTCGTCGTAGAGGAACTCCCAGGGCAGTCCGGCCAGTTCGGGCGGCCGCACGCGCAGCACCATGCGCAGTTGCCGCTCCTCCTGGGCGGCGCGGTGGCGGGCCGCGGCGAACAGGGCTCGGCCGTCGCCGGGCAGCAGGGCGTCGAAGAGGAGCCGGCCGAGCTCCTGGACCGGCCTCTCCTCGGCGGACACGGTCCGCCGTAGCTGTGCGGAGGAGGAGAGGACCGCGTCGGGCACCCTGGCGGCGAGGCGCCGGAGTTCGTCGGGGCGCAGTGGGAGCTTGCTCAGTGCGGCGGTCTCCGCGCCGTCGGGACCACGGAGCGTCACCTCGTAGCCCTGCGGTCCGCCCGCGCCGATCTCCACCTGGAAGTTGAGCACTTTCATCCGCGCACCCCCCGCCCGAACGCCTGCGCGCAGGCGTATTCACCATGCCACGGCGAACGTGCGGAGGGGAGGGAAATAACCGCTGAATACGGAAGGCCCGCCCCCGGCACAGGGGGCGGGCCTCACGCAACGTAACCACTGAGCCCGGACGGCAACGTAACCGCCGAGCCGGAGCGGCGGCGGAGCCGGAGCCTCAGCCCAGGTTGTGCATCCAGCCGTGCTGGTCCTTCGTCACGCCCCGCTGGATGTCGAGGAGGGCCTGACGCAGCTTGATGGTGACCTCGCCGGGCTCGCCGCCGGACTGCTGCCACTCGGCGGAGGAGCGCTTGACCGTGCCGACGGGGGTGATGACGGCCGCCGTGCCGCAGGCGAAGACCTCGGTCAGGGTGCCGTTCTCGGCGTCGCGCTGCCACTGGTCGATGGAGACGCGGGCCTCCTCGGACTCGTAACCGAGGTCACGGGCGACCGAGAGGAGCGAGTCGCGGGTGACGCCCTCCAGGATGGAGCCCGTCAGCGTGGGCGTGACGATCTTGTCCCCGTACACGAAGTACAGGTTCATGCCGCCCAGTTCCTCGACCCACTTGTGCTCGACGGCGTCGAGGTAGCAGACCTGGTCGCAGCCCTTCGAGGCGGCCTCGGCCTGGGCGAGCAGGGACGCGGCGTAGTTGCCGCCGGTCTTGGCGTCGCCCATGCCGCCGGGGACGGCGCGCACGCGGTCCTCGGAGAGCCAGATCGAGACGGGCTTCACGCCGCCCGGGAAGTACGCGCCGGCCGGGGACGCGATGACCAGGAAGAGGTACTCGTTGGCGGGCTTCACGCCCAGGCCGACCTCGCTCGCGATCATGAACGGGCGCAGGTAGAGCGACTCCTCGCCGCCGTGCGCGGGCACCCATGCCTTGTCCTGCTGGACCAGAGCGTCGCACGCCTCGATGAACGTCTCGACGGGCAGCTCGGGCATGGCCAGGCGACGGGCGGAGGACTGGAAGCGCAGGGCGTTGCGGTCCGGGCGGAAGGTGGCGACGGAGCCGTCGGGCTGCCGGTAGGCCTTCAGACCCTCGAAGATCTCCTGCGCGTAGTGCAGGACGTTGGTCGCAGGGTCCAGGGAGAGCGGTCCGTACGGCGTGAGCTGGCCGTCGTGCCAGCCGCGGCCCTCGGTCCACTTGATCGTCACCATGTGGTCGGTGAAGTGGCGGCCGAACCCGGGGTTGGCGAGGATGGCCTCGCGCTCCGCGCCGGAAAGTGGCGAGGCCGAGGGCTTGAGCTCGATCGTGGGCGTCGTCATGAATGGTTGTCCTTCACCGGTTGTGTGTGACGGGCCGCGCTCACGCCTGTACCTGCCAGTGGCCGGTGTTAGGACGTCCGAGCATTCCCTCATTCCGCGGCTCCGCGTTCGATTATCGCGCGTGCGGGGCCATGGACGAAAAGGGCGTGAATGCGACCCAGAGGATGATGGTGACACCCGGCGGGGACATAGAAAAGCCGCCGGGTGTTTGCGTGACCCGGCGGCTTCGAGAGTTTCGAGTGGCGCTGGGGGTCCCCCCGCGCCTTAAAGCTGTGGGGGAGGGTCAGCCGGCTACTCGTACGGCGAGCGCGTCGCCGATTTCCTCGGTGCTGCGGGCGGGCTTGCCGACGCGCTCCGCGAGGTCGGCGGAGACGGCCGCCTCGATGCGCGCGGCCTCGGACTCGTGGCCGAGGTGGCGCAGCAGGAGGGCGACGGACAGGACGGTGGCGCTGGGGTCGGCCTTGCCCTGGCCCGCGATGTCCGGGGCCGAGCCGTGGACGGGCTCGAACATGGACGGGAACTCGCCGCTCGGGTTGATGTTGCCGGAGGCGGCGACACCGATGCCGCCGGAGACGGCCGCGGCGAGGTCGGTGATGATGTCGCCGAAGAGGTTGTCGGTGACGATCACGTCGAAGCGGGCGGGGTCCGTGACGAGGTAGATCGTCGCGGCGTCCACGTGGATGTAGTCCGTGGCGACCTCGGGGAACTCCTCGGCCACCTTGTTGAAGACGTTCGTCCACAGGTGACCCGCGAAGGTCAGCACGTTGTTCTTGTGGACCAGCGTGAGCTTCTTGCGCGGGCGGGCCTGGGCGCGGGCGAACGCGTCACGGACGACGCGCTCCACACCGAAGGCCGTGTTCACGGAGACCTCGGTGGCGACCTCGTGCTCGGTGCCCTTGCGGATGGTGCCGCCGTTGCCCGTGTACGGGCCCTCGGTGCCCTCGCGGACCACGACGAAGTCGATCTCCGGCTGGCCGGCGAGCGGGGTGGCGACACCCGGAAGGAGCTTCGACGGACGCAGGTTGACGTGGTGGTCGAAGGCGAAGCGGAGCTTGAGCAGGAAACCGCGCTCCAGCACACCGGACGGCACGCTCGGGTCGCCGATCGCGCCGAGCAGGATGGCGTCGTGCTTCTTCAGGGCGTCCAGGTCGGCCTCGGTGAGGGTCTCACCGGTCGCGTGGTAGCGCTTGGCGCCGAAGTCGAACTCCTTGGTCTCCAGCTTCACATCCTGCGGGAGGACGGCCGAGAGGACCTTCAGGCCTTGGGCCACGACTTCCTGGCCGATGCCGTCACCGGGGATCACTGCGAGATTGAGGCTGCGAGACATGTCGGCACCCTACTCCTCGTCCCACGGGATGACATGGGGAGTCCGCGATACGGACACCACCGGATGGCCGCGCATCAATCTGTCGGCTCCCGTTCACCCGTACGTATGGCGGTTGTTGGGACACGCTGGGAAGTTCAGGGACATGGACACTCCCGACGTCGGCATCCCGCCGCAGCTCGCACGCCGGATGAGCATGGCGGAGCAGTACGAGTACCTGCGGACGAAGTACTCGCGGCGCCGCGCCCTGGTGACCGCGGGCGCGGTGGCCGGCGGGCTGCTGACCGGCTGCTCCGGCTCGGGCTCCGGTACGGACACGGCGAGCCGGACGGCCTCACCCCTGTCCGCCACGTCCACGCCCACCGGCACAGGGCGGGTGAACGGCTCGGTCGTCACCCCCTTCGGCCGCCACCTCGCCTTCGGCGCGGACCCGAAGACCCAGATGCGGATCTCGTGGCAGGTGCCGCTCCCGGTCAAGAAGCCGTACGTGCGTGTGGGGCTGAAGCCGTGGGAACTGAGCCGGAAGATCGAGGCCGAGGTCCGCGACCTGCACACCCCTGAGGTGGAGGGGCAGCGGCTCGCGGTGGAGCAGTACTACCTGCACGCGGCGCTCGACGGCCTGCGCCCCGGCACGACGTACTACTACGGCGTCGGTCACGAGGGCTTCGACCCGGCGTCCAGGGAACGGCATTCCACGGTCGGCTCGTTCACCACGGCGCCCGCCCGCCCCGAGACGTTCGTGTTCACCGCGTTCGGCGACCAGGGCGTCACCGCGGACGCGCTCGCCAACGACCGGCTGATCCTCGGCCGGCAGCCGTCCTTCCATCTGCACGCGGGGGACATCTGCTACGCCGACGACACGGGACACGGCGAGAAGTCGGACTACTACGCCCCCACCACCTGGGACCTGTTCCTCAAGCAGACCGAGCCGGTGGCCAGGTCCGTCCCGTGGATGGTGACGACCGGCAACCACGACATGGAGGCGTGGTACTCACCGAACGGGTACGGCGGGCAGTCCGCGCGCTGGGCCCTCCCGGACAACGGCTTCGACGCGAAGAACTCCCCGGGCGTCTATTCATTCACGTACGGCAATGTCGGGGTGGTGGCGCTGGACGCGAACGACGTGTCGTACGAGATCCCCGCCAACAAGAGCTACTCGGACGGTAAGCAGACCGCCTGGCTCGACAGGCGGCTCGGTGAACTGCGGGGGCAGGTCGACTTCATCGTGGTCTTCTTCCACCACTGCACGTACTCGACGTCGACCCACGCCTCGGACGGCGGCGTGCGCGACGCCTGGCTGCCGCTGTTCACCAAGCACCAGGTGGACCTGGTGATCAACGGGCACAACCACGTCTACGAACGGACCGACGCCATCAAGGGCGGCAAGGTGGGCAGGCGGGTACCCGTCGGCGCGTCGACGGATCCGACGAAGGACGGGATCGTGTACGTCACGGCGGGCGGGGCGGGCAAGAGCCTCTACCACTTCCCCGCCGGGGTGAAGGACAGCTACGAGGGGAAGATCGCCGACCGCGAGTCCGTGAAGACGTACCACTGGACGAAGTCGCGGGACCAGAACCCCGACACCGTGGAGTGGTCGAGGGTGCGGTACACCGGCTACTCCTTCCTCTCCGTGGAGGCGCAGGCGGGAGCGGCTCCGAAGCTCAAGGTGTCGGCGCTGGCGCAGAGCGGCGAACGCATCGACCACTTCGAGGTGCGGCGCGGGGCGTGAGGCCCCGCGCCGCACCTCGTGCGGGCGCGGCTCCCGGCTTCCATCGGTGAGGCGTGAAAGTGAAGCGTGCAGGTGAGGCGTGCAAATGAGGCAGGACCGGGCTCAGTGCCCGGTCGAGCCGCCGTTGTCCCTGCGGTCGAGGGCGCGCTGGAGCGCGGCGGCGGCGTTCTTGCGGTCGGACTCGCTCGAACGGGAGACGTGACGGACTCGGCGGGCGGTCGTCTCGGCCATGATGAATCGACTCCTTGCCTCCGGCAGCGGCCGCCGGAAGTGCGATGAGGGATTACGAGACGCCGGGTGGGGCGGGGAGCGGTGCCGCAGGGGTTGCCTGCCAGGGCTCCGGCTCACGACCGCCATTCGCTTGGTCTAGCGAGACGTTCGGCTCCTACAAAGCTAGGCGAGGACCGCGCATCTGTCTCCACAGTTAGTCGGACTTCCTACTATCTGAGACGACGGATCGGGTCACACCGCGCTGACCTGCGCTTTCCGTATCCGCGGGTGAAGGGCCCGCAGTTCCCTGATCAGCGCACGAACGGCGACCGTCGTGGCGAGTTCGGGCGTGGTGACGTAGCCCACGGACCGGGTCGGGCGGTCGGGACCGAGATCGGTGATCTCTGTTGTGAGCGGTGCGCTCGTGAGCGACAGCGCGGGCATGATGGCCATTCCGAGACCGCTGCTCACCATCGAGAGCACCGCTCCGTCGTCCTCGGCGCGGACCGTCGCGCACGGGATCCAGTCCTGCGCGGCCCACCATGCCCGGGTGTACGACGAGCAGTTCTCCTGCCAGTCGACCAGCGGCAAGGAGCGCGGGTCCGGATGACCGGCCGGATGGACCAGGGAGTACGGCTCCTCCAGGAGGACGTCGCCGATCAGTTCCGGCGGTACGGGAGCGCTCGTCCCGAGCGTGGCGATCCCGATGTCCGCCCGGCCATCGGCCACCTCCCCCGCCGTGCCGGGTCCGATCTCCCGTACGACCCGCACGGTCGGGTCGATCGCAGGGTGGCGTGCGGTCAGCCGTTCCAGCGCGGGCGGCAGAAGGTGCAGGGCCGCGCTGCGGAACGCGGCGATGCGCAGCGGTCCGGCGACGGTGTCGCCGCCGCCCGGGCCCGCTCCGACGCCCCGTGTCTCGGCGGCGAGCGTGTCCAGCATGCGCAGGACCCGCCGTGCGTGTGCCACGGCCCGGGCCCCCGCGAGGGTGGGACGGGCGCCGTGCCGGCCACGTACGAAGAGGACGACGCCGAGCTTGCGTTCGATGCCGCGCACCGCGTGGGACATCGCGGACTGGGACGTGCCGAGCGCCACGGCTGCCGCCGAGAAGCCTCCCTCTCCCGCCACAGCCACGAGGGTGCGCAGTTCCTGCGGGGCGAGATCGGGGGTGGGTGCGGGTTCGGGTGCGGCTGCAGGTGAGGGTGAGGGTGCGGGTGTGGCTGCGGTCATCGGGGCTCCCACCTGGCGCTATGAGCACGGCTCATGGATGCGGCCGTACCATGAGCGCAACCCTCTGCCCGAGCGGCACATTCCTTCCTACGGTCCCGTTCCATGAACGAC contains:
- a CDS encoding purple acid phosphatase family protein → MDTPDVGIPPQLARRMSMAEQYEYLRTKYSRRRALVTAGAVAGGLLTGCSGSGSGTDTASRTASPLSATSTPTGTGRVNGSVVTPFGRHLAFGADPKTQMRISWQVPLPVKKPYVRVGLKPWELSRKIEAEVRDLHTPEVEGQRLAVEQYYLHAALDGLRPGTTYYYGVGHEGFDPASRERHSTVGSFTTAPARPETFVFTAFGDQGVTADALANDRLILGRQPSFHLHAGDICYADDTGHGEKSDYYAPTTWDLFLKQTEPVARSVPWMVTTGNHDMEAWYSPNGYGGQSARWALPDNGFDAKNSPGVYSFTYGNVGVVALDANDVSYEIPANKSYSDGKQTAWLDRRLGELRGQVDFIVVFFHHCTYSTSTHASDGGVRDAWLPLFTKHQVDLVINGHNHVYERTDAIKGGKVGRRVPVGASTDPTKDGIVYVTAGGAGKSLYHFPAGVKDSYEGKIADRESVKTYHWTKSRDQNPDTVEWSRVRYTGYSFLSVEAQAGAAPKLKVSALAQSGERIDHFEVRRGA
- a CDS encoding CHAT domain-containing protein codes for the protein MKVLNFQVEIGAGGPQGYEVTLRGPDGAETAALSKLPLRPDELRRLAARVPDAVLSSSAQLRRTVSAEERPVQELGRLLFDALLPGDGRALFAAARHRAAQEERQLRMVLRVRPPELAGLPWEFLYDDGQGSYVCPTTPLVRHPQVAAPQRPLRVAPPLRVLCMAARPDDLEPLALSTERQRLHSALAGLEQEGLIELGWTAGETWRDLRTALRRTGEGQWHVFHFIGHGGFDATAQEGTLALADEEGGTYHLGAENLTMVLESMPSLRLVVLNACETGRSSALDPFSSVAGALMRRGVPAALAMQFPISDRAAVEFSRTFYEGLAHRLPVDAAVTEARQAIRLTLPGTLEWGTPVLYMRSLDGLLFDLRDSPKAEAREQAQADSRELHDLYVQGLAALYTRRWDDAVAAFRAVVAQDGTYKDSRARLAEVLRSRRLEALFAAGTGAAEFGHWAAAVEHLEAVVAAEPDYRDARRRLEEARQQLARTALRAEIADLHRAGQWEAVLAVGERLARLSPQDADPDGLVTRAARELGAVASDRETGEEKPGTRHGERDEAGAQAQAPDADAQATVVMPGSVPVEPPDRNLLPGVGDEPARWVRGFEPEPGQVRGAPARPGASRAEDSRRVGAARGEPATKPDEPVRSPQPQPQPQRKPQPQRQPQQKPQAAPGGSGSGPQDVVLSEWPRPTAFAFSRDGSRVAVGYEGRRAVVADLGGNLLAHVRHPVAWQSAFATAKRAGAPVTGVALTPDGNHLATAVGPVVRIWSVAREAELQQLKFDDEVRAMVFSPSGHRVVFATASGTAYVWNTRTASTQVRMDLGTCPYRMSCAPGGLRLVTAGADGARVWNIASGERLAEIASGTEVLDAVFSPDGTTLATGGADSGAGIFDTRSGAEVLRLTGTGSVSRVAYDREGARLLTVVGLTVRMWDTTTGEALAGHRYTPDWFVHAVAFGPDRQARALARTGDALWLRRVGDGGRDAHWPSRTDDGGRETSWPSRSDDEGEVSHD
- a CDS encoding LysR family transcriptional regulator; this translates as MTAATPAPSPSPAAAPEPAPTPDLAPQELRTLVAVAGEGGFSAAAVALGTSQSAMSHAVRGIERKLGVVLFVRGRHGARPTLAGARAVAHARRVLRMLDTLAAETRGVGAGPGGGDTVAGPLRIAAFRSAALHLLPPALERLTARHPAIDPTVRVVREIGPGTAGEVADGRADIGIATLGTSAPVPPELIGDVLLEEPYSLVHPAGHPDPRSLPLVDWQENCSSYTRAWWAAQDWIPCATVRAEDDGAVLSMVSSGLGMAIMPALSLTSAPLTTEITDLGPDRPTRSVGYVTTPELATTVAVRALIRELRALHPRIRKAQVSAV
- a CDS encoding 3-isopropylmalate dehydrogenase, coding for MSRSLNLAVIPGDGIGQEVVAQGLKVLSAVLPQDVKLETKEFDFGAKRYHATGETLTEADLDALKKHDAILLGAIGDPSVPSGVLERGFLLKLRFAFDHHVNLRPSKLLPGVATPLAGQPEIDFVVVREGTEGPYTGNGGTIRKGTEHEVATEVSVNTAFGVERVVRDAFARAQARPRKKLTLVHKNNVLTFAGHLWTNVFNKVAEEFPEVATDYIHVDAATIYLVTDPARFDVIVTDNLFGDIITDLAAAVSGGIGVAASGNINPSGEFPSMFEPVHGSAPDIAGQGKADPSATVLSVALLLRHLGHESEAARIEAAVSADLAERVGKPARSTEEIGDALAVRVAG
- a CDS encoding branched-chain amino acid aminotransferase produces the protein MTTPTIELKPSASPLSGAEREAILANPGFGRHFTDHMVTIKWTEGRGWHDGQLTPYGPLSLDPATNVLHYAQEIFEGLKAYRQPDGSVATFRPDRNALRFQSSARRLAMPELPVETFIEACDALVQQDKAWVPAHGGEESLYLRPFMIASEVGLGVKPANEYLFLVIASPAGAYFPGGVKPVSIWLSEDRVRAVPGGMGDAKTGGNYAASLLAQAEAASKGCDQVCYLDAVEHKWVEELGGMNLYFVYGDKIVTPTLTGSILEGVTRDSLLSVARDLGYESEEARVSIDQWQRDAENGTLTEVFACGTAAVITPVGTVKRSSAEWQQSGGEPGEVTIKLRQALLDIQRGVTKDQHGWMHNLG